A region from the Panicum hallii strain FIL2 chromosome 1, PHallii_v3.1, whole genome shotgun sequence genome encodes:
- the LOC112873842 gene encoding cyclin-P4-1-like encodes MAGCEELVESGGAGDMPRVVAALAGILERVAERNDAAAAAELPAVAAPAASAFRATTKPGISVRAYMARIARFAGCSPACYVVAYVYLDRLLRRGRRLALAVDSYSVHRLLITAVLAAVKFMDDICYNNAYFAKVGGISLVEMNYLEVDFLFGVGFDLNVAPETFADYCAVLQSELLCAEAPPPPPLRLQHCCLSDDDAGAGCSAQQQLAA; translated from the exons ATGGCCGGGTGCGAGGAGCTGGTGGagagcggcggcgccggggacaTGCCCCGCGTGGTGGCGGCCCTCGCCGGCATCCTGGAGCGCGTTGCGGAGCGCAacgacgccgccgcggccgcggagctcccggccgtggcggcgcccGCGGCGTCGGCGTTCCGGGCGACGACCAAGCCGGGCATCTCGGTGCGCGCGTACATGGCGCGCATCGCGCGGTTCGCCGGGTGCAGCCCCGCGTGCTACGTCGTCGCCTACGTCTACCTCGACCGCCTCCtgcgccgcggccggcgcctGGCCCTCGCCGTCGACTCGTACAGCGTGCACCGCCTCCTCATCACGGCCGTGCTCGCCGCCGTCAAGTTCATGGACGACAT ATGCTACAACAACGCCTACTTCGCCAAGGTCGGGGGCATCAGCCTGGTGGAGATGAACTACCTGGAGGTGGACTTCCTGTTCGGCGTCGGCTTCGACCTGAACGTGGCGCCGGAGACGTTCGCCGACTACTGCGCCGTGCTGCAGTCCGAGCTGCTGTGCGCGGaggctcccccgccgccgcctttgaGGCTGCAGCACTGCTGCCTCTCCGATGACGACGCAGGCGCCGGATGCAGCGCGCAGCAGCAGCTCGCTGCATGA
- the LOC112874226 gene encoding probable WRKY transcription factor 12, with the protein MQAYMEGGQLGACLPSFLVPDHYAFPLPLPLQLPSQPNKLLQMPFDQEEAENHGVMLSSDHCGLYQLPALPLGCGSGAASAACGGKPTAGLMPSTIGADEVCTSVTKGCNESASTLWKGSATMAERGKMKVRRKMREPRFCFQTRSDVDVLDDGYKWRKYGQKVVKNSLHPRSYFRCTHSNCRVKKRVERLSTDCRMVMTTYEGRHTHSPCSDDASSGDHTDCFSSF; encoded by the exons ATGCAGGCATATATGGAGGGAGGCCAGTTGGGGGCTTGCCTTCCTAGCTTCCTTGTGCCGGATCACTACGCCTTCCCTCTCCCCCTTCCACTTCAACTACCGAGCCAACCAAATAAGCTTCTTCAGATGCCGTTTGACCAGGAAGAGGCCGAGAACCATGGCGTGATGCTCTCCTCCGACCATTGTGGGCTGTACCAGCTGCCGGCACTGCCGTTGGGCTGCGGCTCTGGCGCCGCCTCAGCCGCCTGCGGTGGGAAGCCTACGGCTGGTTTGATGCCTAGTACTATTGGTGCTGATGAG GTCTGCACCTCGGTGACAAAAGGTTGCAACGAGAGTGCTAGCACATT GTGGAAGGGCTCGGCTACCATGGCGGAGAGAGGGAAGATGAAGGTGCGGAGGAAGATGAGGGAGCCGAGGTTCTGTTTCCAGACCAGAAGCGACGTGGATGTCCTGGATGATGGATACAAGTGGAGGAAGTACGGGCAGAAGGTTGTCAAGAACAGCCTCCATCCGAG GAGCTACTTCCGGTGCACGCACAGCAACTGCCGCGTGAAGAAGCGGGTGGAGCGGCTGTCGACGGACTGCCGCATGGTGATGACCACGTACGAGGGCCGCCACACGCACTCCCCCTGCAGCGACGACGCCTCCTCCGGCGACCACACCGACTGCTTCAGCTCCTTCTGA
- the LOC112884228 gene encoding ELMO domain-containing protein A-like isoform X1 produces MDASAGSFVAVRRLSGSDRAAAFHHSSSGASPRLLFGYSFACFLFSSSSSYCCCSCLGDDDANGLCCPYAGAAAEVVTGSSAWIGRGLSCVCAQRRDSDARLSFDLTPTQEECLQRLQNRIEVQYDSSNREHQEALQALWCAAFPGTELRGLISEQWKEMGWQGKDPSTDFRGGGFISLENLLYFARNFPKSFQELLRKQNGDRAIWEYPFAVAGVNITFMLIQMLDLQAVKPRSLFGAVFLKLLSENDQAFDILYCITFKLMDQQWLDMHATYMDFNTVMKSTRRQLERELLIEDIQRIEDMPSYRLLAR; encoded by the exons ATGGACGCGAGCGCCGGCTCCTTCGTCGCCGTCCGCCGGCTCTCCGGCTccgaccgcgccgccgccttccaccACTCCTCCTCGGGTGCCTCACCTCGCCTCCTGTTTGGTTATTCGTTTGCttgttttttattttcttcttcttctagctaCTGTTGCTGCTCCTGCCTCGGGGACGATGATGCTAATGGTCTGTGCTGTCCGTACGCCGGTGCTGCAGCGGAGGTGGTGACGGGGTCGTCGGCGTGGATCGGGAGGGGGCTCTCCTGCGTCTGCGCGCAGAGGAGGGACAGCGATGCGCGCCTCTCCTTCGATTTGACGCCTACGCAG GAAGAATGCCTGCAGAGGTTACAGAACAGAATAGAAGTTCAGTATGATAGTTCAAACAGAGAGCATCAG GAAGCATTACAGGCTCTTTGGTGCGCTGCTTTTCCTGGAACCGAGCTTCGGGGTCTAATATCAGAACAATGGAAAGAGATGGGTTGGCAAGGGAAAGACCCATCTACAGATTTTAG AGGTGGAGGCTTCATCTCCTTGGAGAATCTGTTGTACTTTGCTAGGAACTTTCCG AAATCTTTTCAGGAACTTCTTCGCAAGCAGAATGGTGACCGTGCAATCTGGGAGTATCCATTTGCTGTAGCTGGTGTAAATATAACCTTCATGCTTATACAGATGCTTGATCTCCAAGCAG TTAAACCGAGGTCATTGTTCGGAGCAGTTTTCCTAAAGCTTCTTTCAG AAAATGATCAAGCATTTGACATTCTCTACTGCATAACCTTCAAGTTGATGGATCAGCAATGGCTTGACATGCATGCTACTTACATGGACTTCAAT ACGGTTATGAAATCAACACGACGTCAGCTAGAAAGGGAGCTGTTGATCGAAGATATTCAGCGGATTGAGGATATGCCGTCATACAGGCTTCTGGCCCGGTAG
- the LOC112884228 gene encoding ELMO domain-containing protein A-like isoform X2, giving the protein MDASAGSFVAVRRLSGSDRAAAFHHSSSAEVVTGSSAWIGRGLSCVCAQRRDSDARLSFDLTPTQEECLQRLQNRIEVQYDSSNREHQEALQALWCAAFPGTELRGLISEQWKEMGWQGKDPSTDFRGGGFISLENLLYFARNFPKSFQELLRKQNGDRAIWEYPFAVAGVNITFMLIQMLDLQAVKPRSLFGAVFLKLLSENDQAFDILYCITFKLMDQQWLDMHATYMDFNTVMKSTRRQLERELLIEDIQRIEDMPSYRLLAR; this is encoded by the exons ATGGACGCGAGCGCCGGCTCCTTCGTCGCCGTCCGCCGGCTCTCCGGCTccgaccgcgccgccgccttccaccACTCCTCCTCGG CGGAGGTGGTGACGGGGTCGTCGGCGTGGATCGGGAGGGGGCTCTCCTGCGTCTGCGCGCAGAGGAGGGACAGCGATGCGCGCCTCTCCTTCGATTTGACGCCTACGCAG GAAGAATGCCTGCAGAGGTTACAGAACAGAATAGAAGTTCAGTATGATAGTTCAAACAGAGAGCATCAG GAAGCATTACAGGCTCTTTGGTGCGCTGCTTTTCCTGGAACCGAGCTTCGGGGTCTAATATCAGAACAATGGAAAGAGATGGGTTGGCAAGGGAAAGACCCATCTACAGATTTTAG AGGTGGAGGCTTCATCTCCTTGGAGAATCTGTTGTACTTTGCTAGGAACTTTCCG AAATCTTTTCAGGAACTTCTTCGCAAGCAGAATGGTGACCGTGCAATCTGGGAGTATCCATTTGCTGTAGCTGGTGTAAATATAACCTTCATGCTTATACAGATGCTTGATCTCCAAGCAG TTAAACCGAGGTCATTGTTCGGAGCAGTTTTCCTAAAGCTTCTTTCAG AAAATGATCAAGCATTTGACATTCTCTACTGCATAACCTTCAAGTTGATGGATCAGCAATGGCTTGACATGCATGCTACTTACATGGACTTCAAT ACGGTTATGAAATCAACACGACGTCAGCTAGAAAGGGAGCTGTTGATCGAAGATATTCAGCGGATTGAGGATATGCCGTCATACAGGCTTCTGGCCCGGTAG
- the LOC112884240 gene encoding vesicle-associated protein 2-1 isoform X1, translated as MGGGGTLISVYPEELTFLFELDKACYCNLKVVNNSEHHVAFKVKTTSPRKYFVRPNASIVQPWDSCTITITLQAQKEYPPDVQCKDKFLIQSTKVPASTDMDEIPPDTFNKEADKVIDEMKLKVVYTLPSGGSDDSSVSSLGSRSFKAASDDLTMLKNASIEEIQTIQRLKDERGCAPEASEPQGRHGFLLDVRCVRWPNRCPGRTPAEPHLLFPAGHRLRRRGCSPERGFMFRSTLR; from the exons ATGGGTGGCGGCGGAACACTGATCTCGGTTTATCCCGAGGAGCTCACCTTCTTGT TTGAGCTGGACAAGGCGTGCTATTGCAATCTCAAGGTGGTGAACAACAGCGAGCACCATGTCGCATTCAAG GTCAAGACGACGTCGCCGAGGAAGTATTTCGTCCGGccgaacgcgagcatcgtccaGCCATGGGATTCCTGCACGATAACGA TTACGCTCCAGGCACAGAAGGAGTACCCACCAGATGTGCAGTGCAAGGATAAGTTCTTGATTCAGAGCACGAAGGTGCCTGCCAGTACCGACATGGACGAGATCCCTCCTGATACT TTCAACAAGGAAGCCGATAAGGTAATCGACGAAATGAAGCTTAAGGTTGTTTACACATTACCTAGTGGAGGCTCAGACGACTCTAGTGTTTCATCTTTAGGAAGCAGGAGCTTCAAAGCAGCGTCTGATGATCTGACA ATGCTGAAGAACGCAAGCATTGAAGAG ATCCAGACAATTCAGCGCCTAAAGGATGAAAGAG GATGTGCTCCGGAGGCGTCGGAGCCGCAAGGGCGACACGGGTTTCTCCTTGACGTTCGCTGCGTTCGCTGGCCTAATAGGTGTCCTGGTCGGACTCCTGCTGAGCCTCATCTTCtcttccccgccggccaccgcttGAGACGCAGAGGTTGCAGCCCAGAGCGAGGATTCATGTTCAGATCGACGCTACGATGA
- the LOC112884240 gene encoding vesicle-associated protein 2-1 isoform X2, with protein MGGGGTLISVYPEELTFLFELDKACYCNLKVVNNSEHHVAFKVKTTSPRKYFVRPNASIVQPWDSCTITITLQAQKEYPPDVQCKDKFLIQSTKVPASTDMDEIPPDTFNKEADKVIDEMKLKVVYTLPSGGSDDSSVSSLGSRSFKAASDDLTMLKNASIEEIQTIQRLKDERGNMLQQNQQMQRELDVLRRRRSRKGDTGFSLTFAAFAGLIGVLVGLLLSLIFSSPPATA; from the exons ATGGGTGGCGGCGGAACACTGATCTCGGTTTATCCCGAGGAGCTCACCTTCTTGT TTGAGCTGGACAAGGCGTGCTATTGCAATCTCAAGGTGGTGAACAACAGCGAGCACCATGTCGCATTCAAG GTCAAGACGACGTCGCCGAGGAAGTATTTCGTCCGGccgaacgcgagcatcgtccaGCCATGGGATTCCTGCACGATAACGA TTACGCTCCAGGCACAGAAGGAGTACCCACCAGATGTGCAGTGCAAGGATAAGTTCTTGATTCAGAGCACGAAGGTGCCTGCCAGTACCGACATGGACGAGATCCCTCCTGATACT TTCAACAAGGAAGCCGATAAGGTAATCGACGAAATGAAGCTTAAGGTTGTTTACACATTACCTAGTGGAGGCTCAGACGACTCTAGTGTTTCATCTTTAGGAAGCAGGAGCTTCAAAGCAGCGTCTGATGATCTGACA ATGCTGAAGAACGCAAGCATTGAAGAG ATCCAGACAATTCAGCGCCTAAAGGATGAAAGAGGTAACATGCTTCAGCAAAATCAGCAAATGCAACGTGAATTG GATGTGCTCCGGAGGCGTCGGAGCCGCAAGGGCGACACGGGTTTCTCCTTGACGTTCGCTGCGTTCGCTGGCCTAATAGGTGTCCTGGTCGGACTCCTGCTGAGCCTCATCTTCtcttccccgccggccaccgcttGA
- the LOC112884255 gene encoding 50S ribosomal protein L19-2, chloroplastic-like, producing MAAASAAATASGVVLPHAFLSHRSPPPQVVAVASSFRRLSLCASPRRTTHLVARADASAEAGEPEPEAEAGPVTGSADAEEGEAEGAVAVAVAEEEEAEEPPPPPSKPKVKFGEIIGILNKQFIEEAEKVKTVPDLRPGDIIELRMQRPNKRRLSLFKGIIIAKHKAGIHTTIRVRRIIAGVGVEITFPVYSPRIKEITVIRHKKVRRAKLYYLKHKLPRFSTFK from the exons ATGGCCgcagcctccgccgccgccaccgcctccggcGTCGTGCTTCCCCACGCCTTCCTCTCccaccgctcgccgccgccgcaggtcGTCGCCGTGGCCTCCTCGTTCCGCCGGCTCTCCCTGTGCGCCTCCCCTCGCCGGACCACCCACCTAGTCGCCCGCGCCGACGCCAGCGCCGAAGCCGGGGAACCGGAGCCTGAGGCTGAGGCGGGGCCTGTCACTGGCTCAGCTGACGCCGAGGAGGGGGAGGCCGAGGGGGCTGTCGCGGTGGCGGTGGCCGAGGAAGAGGAGGCAGAggaaccgccgccgccgccaagcaAGCCGAAGGTTAAGTTCGGCGAAATCATCGGG ATTCTGAACAAGCAATTCATTGAGGAGGCTGAGAAGGTGAAGACTGTACCGGATCTGAGGCCTGGTGACATTATCGAGCTTAGGATG CAACGGCCCAACAAGAGGAGATTGTCACTCTTTAAGGGAATAATCATCGCAAAGCACAAAGCTGGTATTCACACCACAATCCGTGTCAGAAGGATCATTGCTGGTGTAGGAGTTGAGATTACCTTCCCAGT GTATTCACCCAGGATCAAGGAGATCACAGTAATCAGGCACAAGAAAGTGAGGCGAGCAAAGTTGTACTACTTGAAACACAAGCTTCCCCGCTTTTCAACCTTCAAGTAA